A single genomic interval of Gossypium raimondii isolate GPD5lz chromosome 11, ASM2569854v1, whole genome shotgun sequence harbors:
- the LOC105804414 gene encoding histone-lysine N-methyltransferase SUVR3, whose product MLPPSPKKPPQNKLGLSHAFLQCADLILPWLTPQELANVSLTCKTLHRAAHSITLYRSLDASRSFENFPIPFHNTVDQYPYAYFFYTPSQIIPSSSSSSLNRQFWGPNSSQTLVLPDSGSSYAEMGCTLDSMDLLGGSWVSVMDESGCECERCEKVSEDNVIGCPCMELEGDEGMGIRSECGPSCGCRLECGNRLSQRGIQVQLKIVKDVRKGWGLYAAQWIQQGQFICEYSGELLTTKEARRRQQIYDKLASDDHFSSALLVVREHLPSGNACLRINIDATRAGNVARFINHSCDGGNLSTVLVRSSGALLPRLCFFASKDIKEGEELTFSYGEIRVQPKGSKCFCGSFSCLGTLPSEHT is encoded by the exons ATGTTGCCGCCATCACCCAAAAAACCCCCCCAAAACAAACTAGGCTTGAGCCATGCTTTCTTGCAATGCGCAGACCTTATCCTTCCATGGCTAACCCCTCAAGAACTGGCTAATGTCTCCCTCACCTGCAAAACCCTTCACCGAGCGGCCCACTCCATCACTCTCTACCGCTCCCTTGACGCTTCAAGATCTTTTGAAAACTTTCCCATCCCATTTCACAACACCGTCGATCAATACCCTTATGCCTATTTCTTCTATACCCCTTCTCAAATAAtcccctcttcttcttcttcttctttaaaccgCCAATTTTGGGGGCCCAACTCGTCGCAAACTCTGGTCCTTCCCGACTCAGGCTCGTCGTATGCTGAAATGGGTTGTACTCTTGACTCAATGGATCTCCTCGGGGGGAGCTGGGTGAGTGTAATGGACGAGTCAGGGTGTGAGTGTGAGAGGTGTGAAAAAGTGAGCGAAGACAATGTGATCGGATGTCCGTGCATGGAATTGGAAGGGGACGAGGGGATGGGGATAAGGAGTGAGTGTGGACCGAGTTGCGGCTGCCGTTTGGAGTGTGGGAATCGGTTGAGTCAGAGAGGAATACAAGTTCAATTGAAGATTGTGAAGGATGTAAGAAAAGGGTGGGGATTATATGCTGCTCAGTGGATTCAGCAAGGCCAGTTCATCTGTGAGTATTCAG GTGAGCTGTTAACAACCAAAGAAGCTAGGAGGAGGCAACAAATCTACGATAAACTTGCTTCAGATGACCACTTTTCGTCTGCTCTTCTTGTTGTTAGGGAACATCTTCCATCTGGGAATGCATGCTTGCGAATTAACATAGATGCCACAAGAGCTGGAAATGTTGCTCGCTTCATTAACCATTCATGTGACGGTGGTAATCTATCAACAGTACTTGTAAGAAGTTCAGGAGCTCTTTTGCCTCGCCTTTGTTTCTTTGCTTCGAAAGACATAAAAGAAGGCGAGGAGCTCACTTTTAGCTATGGGGAAATTAGGGTTCAGCCTAAGGGCTCGAAATGTTTTTGCGGTAGCTTTTCTTGTCTCGGAACATTACCTTCAGAACATACTTGA
- the LOC105804415 gene encoding ubiquitin-conjugating enzyme E2 2, translated as MSTPARKRLMRDFKRLQQDPPAGISGAPQDNNIMLWNAVIFGPDDTPWDGGTFKLTLQFTEDYPNKPPTVRFVSRMFHPNIYADGSICLDILQNQWSPIYDVAAILTSIQSLLCDPNPNSPANSEAARMFSENKREYNRRVREIVEQSWTAD; from the exons ATGTCAACCCCAGCAAGGAAGAGGCTGATGAGAGACTTCAAGAGGTTACAGCAGGATCCACCTGCTGGTATTAGTGGGGCTCCTCAAGATAATAATATCATGCTTTGGAACGCTGTTATTTTTGG GCCTGACGATACTCCTTGGGATGGAG GCACGTTCAAGTTGACTTTGCAGTTTACAGAGGATTATCCAAATAAGCCTCCAACTGTCCGTTTCGTCTCACGAATGTTTCATCCGAATA TCTATGCAGATGGGAGCATTTGTCTGGATATTTTACAAAATCAGTGGAGTCCTATATATGATGTTGCAGCTATACTCACCTCTATCCAG TCTCTACTTTGTGATCCAAATCCGAACTCCCCAGCAAACTCGGAAGCTGCTCGAATGTTTAGTGAGAATAAGCGGGAGTACAACAGAAGAGTCCGTGAAATTGTGGAGCAGAGCTGGACTGCCGACTAA